The sequence gtcttaaaaaatcaaaaaatggtgccatctggtttgcttaacataaggaatttgatttatacttttacttatactttttacttttacttaagtatatttaaaaccacataccttttttagacttttactcaagtagtattttactgggtgacgttcacttttacttgagtcattttctattaaggtatctttactttcacttaagtatgacaattgggtactttttccaccactggccaaATGTGTAATGATTACTAGGTAACATAGTCAGGTTACTGTCTCTGAAAACTGAAAGAGACACCTTTTGATGTGTGTAATGCATGGTTACCATCTTACTTTTATTATTGGCAAActtattgttgtttttttgtcaggTGGCCAGGACTCTCATGATCACCTGCATCCCCAGAGAGATCTCCGACCCAGGCCTCATCACAAAACACTTCCAGTAATCTTATGTTTACTTCTCACTTCTTTACGCACTCAGAATAATGCTGATAGTAATACACCTGGTCCCTCTTCCCTCCACTCTAGTGAGGCTTACCCCAGCTGTACTGTCACTGACGTCCGCTTCTGCTTCAATGTACACAAACTGATGATGCTGGACTCTGAGAGGTACAGTAACTATGACAATATAGAGAAGTTAGTCAGTAATCCAATACAATcactgttttgttgtttttttcctcTGTGCAGATTTGAGTTGTTGTGTTTCAGACGGAAGGCGATGAAAGGAAGGCTGTATTTCGCCACTATGTCCCAGAAGGAGGGGAAGATCATGATTAAGACCCACCCCTGTGCTACCATCTTCTGCTGTGATGTGTGCGGCTTTGAGCAGGTACTTTTGTAACAGAAACGTTTGTGAACCTTGGTCATAGTAATTATGGTGCATTGATTGCGTTTTGCCACTGGATGGCACTAAAAAACTACATTTGATTTGAGCGGCAATGTGCAGTCTTCGTCTGTGAATAGAAATTCAATAAGGGACATGACTAGACTTAATGAATAATACTGGTATGTTGCTTTTCAACTCTTTGCAGGTGGATGCAGAGCAGTACTACAGTGAGCTAGAGGAGAAACTGACTGATGAGTTTAATGCAGAGAAGCACCGCATCTCGCTCAAGAGGCTGGGCATCGCCTTCGTGACTTTTCAGGATGAGAGGATGACTGCTGTGTGAGTGAACTATGACCTCTGACATGTTAACTCACTGTTCTGCAGTCTCCCGCAGTGCATGCATGGCACGCCAACATGTTACAGGGTTTGATTGAATGTGCTCATGAGTGTGTCTCTGCCTGTTTTGTGTGATGACTTTGTGTTGTGTTTCTCCCTACAGTATTGTCAAGGACTACAGCCGGGTTGGTTGCCGTCGGAGACCCAAGCAGTCTAGCATCACCACGGTAGTTCAGTCTCACAGGTGGGGTGTAGGCTATGCCCCAGCTCCAAGCGACATCATCTGGTGAGTGAGGAGGCGATCTGAAAGCAGATAATGGCTTGAAATTCCCTCCCATTTGGTTATCTAACTGTACTTAGGACGGAATTCAACCTGACGCATATTAACGAGCTGTGCCCTACCACAGACTTTTAAAGCTGTTTGCAGAGGTCGTTAATCTGTTACTTTCTCTGACAAGAGTGCCGTCTCTAGTCACTGCCATGGGGCCGTTCCACTCAACCATTTAACCATCTTAATTAGATGGATTTTAGAATTATATTTGTGTGGGTTATCTTAGAtggtgtgtttgtttttttttttaattttaatgaaATTGTTTGTTGGTAGTTGAGTGTATTTGAGATCAGAAATAAAATGAAGGGTTTAGATGATAACCATCAGCCCCTCTGAGGTCACATAATGTGAGCGTTACATGTGTATGGTGGGATTAGCCGGTGAGGGATCCCCGCCACGCGGCGCTCGCTGTTTGTGCTTCATGCCCCATTGGCTGTGTGTATGgcagtgtgtgtggagggagtaGTACTGCTTCCTGGTGCAGGTAGTCTAGACAATTGTGggggtcacggccggctgtgaaaCATTGCCTCTGCATGTCGCTCTGGGTAACCGACTGTTTCCCTTCTTTAAAAAGGAGTGATGTGTCCAACCTGTTATCCACTCCAGAGTAGTCAGTGTGCTGGAGCATACTCCCTCTCACTTTAGGGGTTGCTTTTGTTGTATTCATACTTTGTGGGTTTACACAGTAGTACAGATTAGTGGCGACATGACGAAGGCTTTTGGATAGATGAGTATCTGACTTCTTGTTTACTTCTCTGCCTCCAGGGAGAACCTGTCGCTGTGTGGCTCCCGCTGGTGGCTGCGCTTTGTCCTGCTCAATATcctcctcttcctactcctcttcttcctcaccACGCCCGCCATCATCGTCAACACCATGGACAAACTCAACGTCACCCGGCCTGTTGACAGCCTGAGGGTCAGAATTCATTTCAGAATTACAGTGTTTGTGGTGCTGTACCAAAACAAATAAATTCCAGAATGAACTATATTAAAATGAACTCCTAATGTTTTGGTTTCTCCGCATAGAGCCCGATCATCACTCAGTTCTTCCCTACCCTCCTGCTCTGGGCGTTCTCTGTCCTGTTACCCTTCATAGTCTACTACTCTGCCTTCTTTGAGTCTCACTGGACCAGGTAGAGTACTGAACTGCTGCAGGCCCCAGCAGACACTGTCTGACACTCAACCTATGGCCtagttctgtccctgaacacctTCTtcaacagttctctctctctctcctctctctgcgtGCTCTGTCTGCCTGTGCTACTTCTCTAGTCAGGTTGTCATAGTGATCTCTGTAGAGATAATGATATGCACAATGGTCACTATGCACTGAGGAGCAGAATAGCTCTGCATCCGGAGGAGACAACCTCACACAGCACCTATGAGCACCGTCTCTTTACATAACCGCCCCCACCACCCACCCATGTGTTGTGAAGGCGTGGTGTGTGAACGACTTAATGCAAATCAAATGTTTACAGTTATTGGTGTGAAAAGCTCTGCTCGTGGTAATGAGCCCACTATGAAGTCCTTTACATTTGAAATAGTGTGAGGGAGTGCAAATCTAACATATACTGCATGTTCCAAATGTGTTTTGTAACTACATGTCCTCTGTTGTAATGTGGTCTGTTGTGGGGTCCTCAGATCCAGTGAGAACCAGATCACGATGCACAAGTGCTTTGTACTGTTGGTGTTCATGGTGATCATCCTGCCCTCGCTGGGTCTCTCCAGGTATGAATATAGAAACATACATGCTGACCTAACAGCTCATTTATAGTTTCCTGCTATGATCGTTAGAGATTACACATGATCCAAGACCCTGTGCTTCTACTCTAATGTACCTGTGGTTCTTTCATCTCTAGTCTCGACCTGTTCTTCAGGTGGCTGTTTGATGTCAATTTCCTGGAAGACAAGAATATCAAATTTGAGTATGTTTAATTGTTCTGCCCTCTAATGCCATGGTACCATATGCTTAGCGGGCATTGAAACAACTGCCATCTACAGCGAACATGCACCTAGGCtttgcttcctctcctctgtgtgcaggtgtgtgttcCTGCCTGATAACGGAGCGTTCTTTGTGAACTACGTGATCACGTCCAGCCTGATCGGCACGGCCATGGAGCTGCTGCGTATCCCAGCTCTGATGGTGTATGCGCTGCGTCTCTGCTTGGCCAAGCCCGGGGCCGAGCGCATCCACGTCAAACGGGTGGGAGGAGCAGTATTTGACTGTATTATTTGTGTGAATTATTGATGTAACTTTTCTTTTCAAGTGTGTTTTGTCGGTCTCTCCAGAGCCAGGCCTATGAGTTCCAGTTTGGTCTGCAGTATGCCTGGACCATGTGCATCTATGCTGTTAGCATGACCTACAGTATCACCTGTCCCATCATCATGCCTTTTggtgagtgtgtttgtgcgtgccccctcctccctgtgtgcgtgtgtccgctCGGTATGGATTGGAAGCCTCTCTCCTGCTACTGTAATGTTGGTCACCTCTGCTGCCAGCCTGGTGCAGACTGTGAAGTGAATGTGCTGTAGTCCCAGACACTCAGACACAGCGAGCTGGGAGCCAGACGCCCACTTTACTCCTGTCTCTGCCCAGAGCCGCAACAATCCTTTATTTACTACTACTCTCCAGGCCTTGACGCATGCCTTCCACATTGTATCAGTCCTGGGCTCAACTGCATGCTGTCTTTAACCTGTGATTCACTATGTAGCCCAGAGTTGGTCAGTTCCAACTAAATTCTGAAGTCAACTGACAGGAATGGGAGTTGAATTGACCACAACTATGCTTTAGACGGAAGTTAACAATATTATAATAAGTGATTGGCTGCATATGTCCTCATCAGTCagctctgtaatgtctgtctctcagggCTGCTCTACCTGATCCTGAAACACATGGTGGACCGCTACAACATCTATTATGCCTACGTGCCCACCAAGCTCAACCAGCGCATCCACACTGCAGCCATCAGCCAGGTCATCGTGGCGCCCATCCTCTGCATGTTCTGGCTCCTGTTCTTCTCCGTGCTCAGACTGGGTGCGTACTTCCTCTTACCGTAGTCTATCAAACAGACCAATACATGTGGGCTAGCCACTGTTAATCAGATATAGCTTAGTGGCAGCTAGAGTGGTCATATGGTGGTGAGGTCTTGATTGTGGTTCTTCTCTTTCCTTTGTGCTCCAGGTCCAGTGCATCCCATCACCCTCTTCACCTTTGTGTCCCTGCTCTCCTGCCTTGCCTTCTCCCTCCTTGGCCTATGCCTTAGGAAACAGCCTGACAAGTCATCAAGCTACCAGGTCAGCTACCGTATTAACAATTGGACAT is a genomic window of Oncorhynchus tshawytscha isolate Ot180627B linkage group LG11, Otsh_v2.0, whole genome shotgun sequence containing:
- the LOC112261761 gene encoding calcium permeable stress-gated cation channel 1, whose protein sequence is MADSKLFVTGAPPLDVRDMELDVLGFLDSLGEDNITAAERCYRSHSRSSVLQGLPFGGVPTVLAINVVMWMFLLLIFSCLRKAAWDYGRLALLMENDSLTSLFYGEQSEKEKSPSESSPSDSETKDLGFCSWLTTIYHMKDDEIRSKCGIDATTYLSFQRHIILLMTVVCLLSLAIILPVNFSGNLLGDNPENFGRTTVANLPAKDSFLWLHSIFALLYFIITVLCMAHHSSRLEYREDEKVARTLMITCIPREISDPGLITKHFHEAYPSCTVTDVRFCFNVHKLMMLDSERRKAMKGRLYFATMSQKEGKIMIKTHPCATIFCCDVCGFEQVDAEQYYSELEEKLTDEFNAEKHRISLKRLGIAFVTFQDERMTAVIVKDYSRVGCRRRPKQSSITTVVQSHRWGVGYAPAPSDIIWENLSLCGSRWWLRFVLLNILLFLLLFFLTTPAIIVNTMDKLNVTRPVDSLRSPIITQFFPTLLLWAFSVLLPFIVYYSAFFESHWTRSSENQITMHKCFVLLVFMVIILPSLGLSSLDLFFRWLFDVNFLEDKNIKFECVFLPDNGAFFVNYVITSSLIGTAMELLRIPALMVYALRLCLAKPGAERIHVKRSQAYEFQFGLQYAWTMCIYAVSMTYSITCPIIMPFGLLYLILKHMVDRYNIYYAYVPTKLNQRIHTAAISQVIVAPILCMFWLLFFSVLRLGPVHPITLFTFVSLLSCLAFSLLGLCLRKQPDKSSSYQMSDQVSADQPAEGAFVNAERSSTPSNLFLASVLLEPELGLTPMTSPAHQSYGTMASSQGREEEEEDQVETVETELQEPPDPYYAMDSPVGNQ